DNA sequence from the Colletotrichum destructivum chromosome 9, complete sequence genome:
TTGCCAGTTGAAAATCGGATTGGCTTGGGGGCCGACTGGGCACACTAAGTGTGTGGCACCCCTTGGCCAAGGTGATGGATGTGGTGGTCGTTGTGTGTCTCCTGGATGCGTGGTTGCGCAGATAgcgaaaagaaaaaaatcaGGAAAGAAGCTGAAAGGACTGGCTGGAAGCTAGGCAGTCGATAGGGAGGCATGTACCCTGCTCAGAACTACCAAGTCGTGGATATGGGATGGAATCAGGGGGTAGTGGAAGCGGATGTAGGATATGCACAGAAAGGGGAGAATCCTTGGAGGAGCGAGAATTGAGGTGTGAGAATCATTTAACCGTCAGCCCCACTAAGGACAGACAGACTGACCACTCAGAATTGCATCTTGGTGAGCACGAGGGAACAGACCAGAACTTCTCGCTGGCTAACAACTACTAGTAGGTACCGAACCAGGAAGCACTTACTTTGCCCGATCGTCCGTTGATCGCCTGGGTTTTTGCTTTCTGCCCGTATTCGAGAACACCCTTTCCAGCAGCTCCTTGCGCTGAGAAACCGCGTCCTCGTTGCCAGTAGTGGCCCCGTTCCCATTGGGTCGTCCCAAATCTGCAGGGAGTTCGGGCGAGCGAGATGAGATGACTCGAGCCCACCCGCAGACACACTAGGAGGTATCCATCCGTAGGCTTGAGTAATTTTGGCGGGTCGGTCATCAGCCAGTCGTCAAGCACAAGAGCTGCCAACTGATGCACACGTACGCATCGCTTTTCCTGACATGTCCAATGGTCCAATATCACTGGCCACCTGTTTCTGGGCAGGTATGCCTGCTGCAAGGCGGGGTTTGTTTGCTTGACGTGCAGCCGTGATCCGAGAATCCAGACCGCTCTCGGTGGGACACCCTTTTCATTCGTGTCGTCCTACGGATATGGCAGATGGACACGCCAGGCTCGCAGAGAGATGCGCCATCGTCAGTCAGTGTGATTGCAGCTGTGCCCGCAGACggtttgccgccgccgccgccgcgggtgCTGACGGCTGACGCTTGACTGACCTGCGTCATGAGCATGAGCATGAGCATGAGCAGCATACAGCCCAAGAACTACACCTGGCACTAATGCAGGTACTAtgcagcgttgccgtcgacATATGGCACCACTGGAGGCGGAGACGGATGAGCTGGGGAGCTGTGTGCTGTTCCAGCTCGAATCGCGAGGTTTCCAGGCGGTGACAAAAATAAATGGACCGGGACCACTGCTAGCCAGCAATAGCATGTCTCTGGTAGAGATCACCTCGTGGCGGCTGGGAAGAAGTTATCGAAAGCCAAGACTTGTGTCTTGGTCCCGATGGAGCACAGGTCGACGCCGGTTATTAGGCTCGCGATCCAGTTGGTCAGGCTCAGGCGGCAGTGGCAAGCCACTGCCACCATGAGCTTTGTCCGTTCACTTCGAGTGAAACCGTTGCAAAGACTATCGTGTCGGTGCTACGCCGCGCCAGTGAATTGGCAGGGCTGATGCTCGTGGTGTTTCTCACTCCTACCTCCGCTTCTAAGCCTTGCTGTGTGCACGGGGATATACGAGGGGTAGCATCGTTGCCATTGCAGCTGTGTTGTCATTACGAACACATTGTGCAGCAGTTGATAGGTGAGCGCGggacgaagggggggagaagggagatCAAACTGGAGATGCTGGGGAACGGTGTAAGGCCGAGGGTACGTAGTGAAGCGGCGACAGGGTAATTTGAGGGGAAATTGGACTTGCAAGAGTTGTAGTTGGCAATGCAGTGGAAGCGCTGGTGGAGAAGCTGCCCTTTTGAGAGCGGGAACAACGGCTGCTCTTGCAAGTTGCAccaagggaaagaaaaaggtcCAGGCATGCATGGCCCGGTGCGGGTTggcttcgccgtcaacgAAGCGGGAATATATGCCGCAGCCGAGTCAAGGTCAGGGGCGCGACCTGAGCTTTCAATGTTGGAAAGTGGATACAGTATTCACGGGATCTAGGTACCGACTGAGAGTATTCGAATGCTGCCTTTCGCGAATATGTTTTACGGGTAAACGTGCCCGCCTATCAGCCGCGCTTCTTTCTCAGTCGCGCATTCAATCACGCCCGTTTTAGTCAAGTTCATAACAGTTGCGTCCATTGCAGGAATATAGATTTCGCTTCAAAGAGTCTGACGCGCTCGTCTGACGCACGATCAAGCCAAGTTTCCCGTGTCCCACCAACAGCGGAGCGAGACATGTTGGAGACGCTTGCCGAGAGACCAGAACTTTCCCAcagaagaaaacaaaacccCCAAGCAAAAGTTGCCGGACGACTCCACCCCTGAGAAACGGAGTTTTAATTAGATACTGTTCGTCCGAGAACCACGCGGTAAGATGCAAACGCTGGACCGACTGCCTCGCATCTGGTCCTGCGCTGAGGCAAGGAGAAACGTCGGGTCAGAGGTCTCATCCTTATCCGCCCTAGGCTAGCGGGCCAGGGCACCATCAAGCACGACCCTCATGTCTTTTGTCTTCGTTTCGCATATGCCAGAGTTCCCATCAGCGCAGGGAAGTAGAGTGGTCGAACGGCTCCCCGAGGCCCCCGGGGCCCCGGCACCCTCCGTCGTCGCAGCTCCAAACTCCCTTGTCGTCCAAGACAACTCCAAGACTGCTCGCTGGGTCCTGATGCTATTCTAGAGCTCCGGTATCCCGTTGTTTGAGTTGACGCCATTGCGCTCAGCGGAGACGAAAGGCGGAGAACACAATACAGTGATCGCTCGGAGGAATTCATGTTTGATTAACCGGGCTCGTCGTCTGTTGTCGTATCGAGATCTGGTGCCACGTTGTAGAGTGGTGCATCAGCCCGCTGCCTGTCCACGGACCTCGAACGACGTCAGTAGTCAACAGAAGCTCAACATCAGCCAACATCGACGTCTTGCGCAAGACCTTACCTTCCGCTCCGAACATCATAATTTGGGCCCCGAAGTGATGTCCCCCTCCCGTTACGGCAGTGGCTGCTTCTGTGCGGGCTCAATGCATCTGTCTCCCATCCACCATCTCCCGGTCGTGGAGTAAAGGAGTTCGACGAAGCATCTGACATCCCATATAATTGCGGCTTTCCCGTTGTCATCCGTATCCTCCGGCGCAGCCACGATGACAAGACACAACCAAGGCGCTGACCATTGGCAATGGTTCGGCTAGAACCTCTGTTGGAGTCGATACCCGGTTCGGCCGGCTATCTTGGGCTCTTGGGATtcgggaggcggcggcagctccgcAGTTAGCCCCCTCGCAGGGCTGGGCCGGCTTTGGATTTCCAAGCCGTCTGTTACTGTAGATGCGTTCGAGCGAATTCAGTTCTTCCGGAATCACGAGCCTGGAAGCGCCAATGACCAAAGTGGGCACTTTCTCCGTCGACCACCCAGAATGCAATGGTGAGTCGCTTGCCCCGGTTACCTGTAGTGATGTCCAgtgcggtggtggtgtggtggcgtacctacctaggtaggtagtggaAGTGGCCTGGCTCGTCTGGGGTGCAGCCTGCAGCACCTGCACCACACACACCTACGGGCGGGCCATCATCTAATTTCCACAAAAACACCGCCCTCTGGGTAATATCTCAGATAGGGCCATTGACCGGTTGCCACCCCTCATCCCCGTtatccttctcctcttccatcAGCTTGCGCACGGGATACCTGTAGGATGGGGTGAGATAGGATTGTACCTGCAGCTTGCAGCTTGCTTTGCAGTTTCCCTCTACCTTGCGGCCTTCATGAGTCAATCATCCCGAACCAGCTTGTCTACTAGGCATAGATATTCGACTGAGCCCACCCTTTTCGCGTCACCGTACCTGAACATTGGCGTCTGACGCATGCTCTAATGAGTAATCCTTGTGTCCTCTCATGGTCAGCTTCGTATGTTCCTTCGAGTTCACGGCGGGCCGATAGCCCATTTCCGAGATGATGCCGCATCAGCAACTGATCTGAGATTGCCTCGTCACCTTTTCTACGAGTCGTTCCTGGCATGATGCGAACACTCATCACCGACATAGCGGGATCAAGCCGTCTCTTTGGACACCCCAGTTTGTGGATGCTTGCATCAACGAAAAGCTCGCTCTTGTCCGGGGAAGTCACATCGTCTCTTGTCTATCGGCTCCAAGGCCCGGACACGCTTGCTGGCTTCTGGTcgtgcggcggcgacgtgccCGACTTGCTCCAGCCCCGGCTATATTGATTCGCACATCATGCGGTTGTGGCCAAGATAGTCCGAAAGCACTCGCACAATCTCCAGCGGTTAACCAACACGGTTTGAGAGACACGGCATTTTATGCGAGATTTTTTTTACTCGACTAACTGCACAGCGGCTTTGCGACAATATTGTTGCAAGAGACTTCGGCGGCCCTCCTACGTCCTTCGGTTGGTATGGCCACAACATGGCGATGGTTTATGCGTCGCAGATGACAAATCGTCTGTACTTAAAAGTCACGGAAGATTCGTTTGCACCGGTATGCTGACGTGCAACTGTTATCCCATTAGTAACGGCTGGTTCGGGACGTATAAATCACAACGGCCAGGTGGCCATTGTTCGACGAGCATACTGTTCTGCCTATAGTGTCCAAGAAGGGCTGCACTGGCACTGGTTGACGATGACCATCTCGAAGAACCTTTTATGTCCAGGCATTTCACATGTGACGCTTGGACTTCTGCGAACAAGTGGTTGCACATTTTTCAGGCTACAAAGACTACTGCAATGGAAACGGCTGTCGTCGTGGGTTGAAATCGACGTATATggcgtccaggccggcaCGTGCCACCGTTCACTTTTGTCCTGTTTACGAGGTTGATCAGGACGATACAGGTGCCAGAGGCGTCTGGAAAGCGCGATCTACGACGAGGGGCCTAGAAGCCCAACGTAGCTATCGGTTCATCGCCCCATGTCCCCACGGAACGACCGCTCGGAAGCACTCCGGGTTGTGCCAAATGATGTGGATATTGGGTTATTGAACCCTGGCCAAGCACCGTTCATAGGGCTGATGGCGATCGGCAACAGCCATGTCGGGACGGAGGAACGGTTGGATTGCGGACGGATACGGCACGGAAATATCGGTGTCGATCACGGAGGGGCACGGCGACGCCCCGAGTGGATTAGTCAGTGGACCCTGATGAACGTCACTGAGGGGAACCACACGGAAGCCTCGGTGGGATGGCAACTACTTGACGAAGGAAATTAATTTGTTTCTCACAAAGCAATATTGCGGCTGCACCTACTTGACATCTGAAATTATCGTGTCTCGAGAAAATGGCTTCCAAAATGAGAGCAATTGGTATGTCGCTTTGCTTCTGCATCGTGAACTCGACTACCCCAGGCTGACAAATACAACAGATATCAAGGATGGAAAGGGACCCAAGGAGAACCTCTTCATCAACGATGacacgccgaagccgacagCGGGCAGCGGCGAGGCCCTGATCAAGATCAAGGCCTTTGGGATCAACCGCATGGACCAGATCCAGCGTCTTGGCATGTACCCACTCCCGCCTCAAGCGCCAAAGACCTTGGGCGTTGAGTTCAGCGGGACCATTGAGTCTTTCGGTGACGGCAGCCACGGCGATTTCAAGGTTGGagacgaggtctttggcCTCGCGTACGGCGGCGCATATGCCGAgttcatcgccgtcgacagCAAGATGCTGCTGCATAAACCTGATTTCCTGTCGTGGGAGCAGGCTGCCGGCATCCCAGAGGTGAGCATTTTCTGGggaaccccctccccctgtTCCTGCAAAGAGCCAAATGAATAAcagaaaacaaaacagaCCTGGATCACGGCGACGCAGGCACTCTTCCTCGTGGGCGAGTTCTCCAAGGGCAAGTCGGTCCTCTGGCACGCCGGCGCCTCAGGCGTCTCCATCGCGGGCATCCAACTGGCCAAAGACGCTGGCGCGTCCGCCATCTACGCGACGGCAGGCTCCAAGGATAAGTGCGACTTCGTTGTTAACGAGGTCGGCGCCACCGCGGCCTTTAACTACAAAGAGGAGGACTGGgccgagaaggtcaaggaAGCGACGGGTGGCAAGGGCGTCGATGTGATTGTCGATTTCGTCGGTGGCGGTTACTTCCAGAAGaacctcgacgtcgcggcgCGGGACGCGCGCATCGTGCTGCTGGGCCTACTGGGTGGTCCCAACATCGAGGGGGCCAACATCGGCCCACTACTGTACAAGCGGATCAGGCTCGAGGGCAGCACGTTGCGGAGCAGGGACGTCGAGTACCAGGGCAAGCTGAGGGACCGGCTAGAGGAGTATGTGCCGCACTTCAAGACTGGAAAGCTCAAGGTCATCATTGACACGGTGCTGCCGTGGGAGAAGATTCAGGATGCTCATGGGCTTCTGGAGGCGAACAAGAACTCGGGCAAGATTATCTGTACAATTTCTTAGGGATAAGGAGCCCAAGTGTTTTTTCAATCTCATGACTTTTCAACACACTATATTGGACATAGCTAGCCTTCAGAGAGCCCTTTGGGTGCCGTGTTCTCCCCGTGAGCCGGGCTTTGCCAGGCTTGTGTCCCGGGCATCAGGTGAGCGAGGCGCAATTGCGTTGGTCTGAAACGCCTCCATTCTTCCAAAGGGTGCCAAGGGGGCCCTGGCTCTTGTTCATCTTTCCTAGATTTACGTTAGCTAGTATGTGCTTGTGGTTGATTGACAGTGCCATCCCAACATATGGCCCCTTTCAAGCCGCTTCGACGTCCGGGGTGTGTCATGCCCCCCTCTGCACGCTCGTACCACGACCTTTCCCAGGGCCAGCACCAAGATGTGGCTTTGAGACCAGAAGAACAGCTAGGATTTCGTAACTCTGGATTGATCAGGCGCTCTGTGTCTTTACCCTTTCGTCATGGAAACTGCCTTCCTACTCTTACTTCCTCCGCATCTCCCCTAACAAAggttctggatcccagtcTGGTTGACGCTGGCCTACGATACCTTTGGCAGTTTCATCTTAATTGTTTCGAGCTTCATCCAGAGTCAGCGGACCTGGCTCATTTGTGGAGGTTTGTAAGACAAGAAAGGAGTTCCATTCCCGTTTTATGAGTTGGATCTTGAGGTGAGGAAGAATTTTGGTGTTTTTGCTATGTTGCGTGTCGGTAGCTGGTAGTGTGGATGTTCCTGCGCAAGTGATGGTTTGCGCAACGAGACATTCGCACAGCAACAACATCGTAGTTCTTGGCATTCTTCACTTCTGTAAACCGAGATTCTACGCAACAATAGACAACGCAATCAGTATGGGTGACAACTGGGAGAATCTGCGAAAAGATGACTGCGTGTTGAATGTCACCAGTACTATTGGAGCAGGTATACGAGGGAAGTTTCGTAGAATTGATACAATACCTATTTGAACTATAAACGAGGCTCGTCCAGAGATCCTTGATAATCGTAGGTCGCGAATTTCGACCGTCTACCAGAAGCAGAGGCTATAAGAAAAGCACAGACGCAAATCATCTCTCATCATCATTCTAGTGCTCCTTGATCCATTTCAGCATTTGCTCGTATGCGGTGCTCTGAGCATCCTTGATAGACGCATCCTGATATTCGCCAACAACGGCGAAGCCTGTGCCACTGTTAGTTAGTATTGTATACTGACTTAGCAACACCAGCCTTACCGTGCGGCACGCCAGGGTAGACCTGGACTTCGTGCTCCAAGTTCGCCTTGGACATGACATCCTCACCATGCGTTCTGACCTCCTCGGGGAAGAGGGGGTCGTTCTCGACGCAGACAAAGGATATGGGCACTTTGACGCCGGTGAAGTCATCAGGAATGACAGACGCGCCATGTGCTATCGCGCCGACCTTGATGAAAGGACCAGTCTTAACTTCGCCAGCTTCGGCATCAGCAGGCTCCTGACCTCCAGTCGCAACCTTCTTGTCGGAGCCTAGGTGCAGAATGTAGCGACCTCCGATGCAGTAGCCGACTGCGTAGATTCCGTCGCCGTTCTTCACCGCGTCATCAAACTTCTCTTTAGCACCCTCGATGACCTTGTACAAGATCGGCAggaccttctcctccgtgTGTCGCGCCAGCCACATGTCGATCTGAAAGCTCTTCGCAGTTTCGACGATTTTCATCTTGAAGGTATCCAGGAACGAGCTGTTGTCCTCGCTGCTCTCGATCGTAGAAGAGTTGGGTGCGGGGTCGCCGTTGAAGAGGTCAGGCATGACCACTACGAAGCCCTCGCTGGCGAATTTGTCGGCCTGGAGCTGGTTGTTTACTGACTTCAGGCCTGTGCCCCCCGTCAAGAGGAGCAGGAGTCTAGCTGGTGCATGAGGATAGTCGGCGGGTTTCGAGATGTATGACTGTGCTGGGTCAGTGTATGATCGAGGTAGCTGGCAGTTGCAATAGATACGAAGAAAACAGAGATCTCCACTGACGTCGACATCGTTGATCTTTATGATCTCGCCAGTCGAGGACTGGCCGGCCGCTGATGCAAGTCAGTATTGCGCAAATGGTCTGAGACCTCTAGCACTCACGAGCTGGTCGATCCGATACGCAGTGTTCGCTGTGTTCGCCAGCGCCTCCCGTAGTCGTAGTAGGGCTGGTTGACTGGGCTGGCGTGTCAGCAGCAGAAGTGTTCTCGGTCACGGGCTCGGTGATggtctcggcggcatcgctcTCGGGAGCTCTCGTTGCAATGTCGAGCTGGGTCATCTTGGTGGGCGGGGGTA
Encoded proteins:
- a CDS encoding Putative GroES-like superfamily, alcohol dehydrogenase-like, quinone oxidoreductase PIG3, translated to MASKMRAIDIKDGKGPKENLFINDDTPKPTAGSGEALIKIKAFGINRMDQIQRLGMYPLPPQAPKTLGVEFSGTIESFGDGSHGDFKVGDEVFGLAYGGAYAEFIAVDSKMLLHKPDFLSWEQAAGIPETWITATQALFLVGEFSKGKSVLWHAGASGVSIAGIQLAKDAGASAIYATAGSKDKCDFVVNEVGATAAFNYKEEDWAEKVKEATGGKGVDVIVDFVGGGYFQKNLDVAARDARIVLLGLLGGPNIEGANIGPLLYKRIRLEGSTLRSRDVEYQGKLRDRLEEYVPHFKTGKLKVIIDTVLPWEKIQDAHGLLEANKNSGKIICTIS
- a CDS encoding Putative dienelactone hydrolase, alpha/Beta hydrolase gives rise to the protein MTQLDIATRAPESDAAETITEPVTENTSAADTPAQSTSPTTTTGGAGEHSEHCVSDRPAPAGQSSTGEIIKINDVDSYISKPADYPHAPARLLLLLTGGTGLKSVNNQLQADKFASEGFVVVMPDLFNGDPAPNSSTIESSEDNSSFLDTFKMKIVETAKSFQIDMWLARHTEEKVLPILYKVIEGAKEKFDDAVKNGDGIYAVGYCIGGRYILHLGSDKKVATGGQEPADAEAGEVKTGPFIKVGAIAHGASVIPDDFTGVKVPISFVCVENDPLFPEEVRTHGEDVMSKANLEHEVQVYPGVPHGFAVVGEYQDASIKDAQSTAYEQMLKWIKEH